A segment of the Marinobacter alexandrii genome:
GTAGATATTGAGTCGACAAGTGAAACAGCTGGAGAAATTTTGGTTAAATGGACTCCTCCATATCAAATTAATGCTGCAGCATTTCCTCCAACATATACATATGAAGTTCTTCGAAAAGAAGGTCAGAGCTTTGGAGGCACATTTACTTCAGTACGACCACCTTCTACAGACACGACCTTTGTTGATTCAGGATTAAATACAGAAGATATTTCTTATTCATATAGAATTGTTCTCTATGATAATACTGACCAGCCGGTAGACACCTCGCAGCAAGCCTCATCTGTAAGATTGGAACCGTCGGCCCTTGTCGGAGGAATTAAATTGGATTGGACTGCAAGTGTTCCATGGTCTATCAATGTGCAGGAATACCCCTACCATTATATATGGAGAGATAACGTAGTAAATGGGGACCCTGAGTCAATTCAGTTAATAGATTCTGTGGAAGTAACACTCGATGGTTTAACTTACCTTGATACAGGAGATTTTAATGGAGTTGAGCTGGATGAAGAAACTGAATATTGTTACTTCGTCACGACATTTGGAAGTTATGATAATGACCTTTTGCCAGAGCCGTTAATCAATAGGTCTCAAATTATTTGTGCTCAACCAAGTGATACGATTCCACCATGTCCTCTCATAGAGGTGAATTTCACTTCGGATAGTAATTTTAGCTGTGAGACTCAATTTTCTTGCGAAAGGCAAGCTGCTGGACTTAATCAAGAATTAAGAAATGTGTTGAATTGGGAATCCAATATTGCTCCAGAATGTGATGATGATATTTCTTTTTTCAGAATTTATATATCAAGATCAAAGGAAGTTGAGACATTCGTTCTCTTAGATGTAACTACTGGAAATGAATTTATTCATGATAGTGACATTTTCAATCAAGGCCTCCCGTTGAACTCACTCGCTTTTTGTTATTACATAACCGCTGTTGACCGATCGGGAAATGAAAGCCAGATTTCGGAAATTATTTGCAATGAAAATTGCTCTCAATACATTTTGCCAAATGTGTTTACACCAAATGGAGACGGTGTAAATGATACGTTCACTCCTTTTACGAACAATGGTGATTGCCCTCGTTTTGTTGAATCGGTTATTTTCAAAGCCTTTAGTAGGGCAGGAGCAGAACTATTTACATACAATTCTTCGGATAGGGAAATAGGCGGTGAAGGAACAGTTTCTTCCGAAAATACGATTTTCATTAATTGGGATGGAAAGTCAAATGCAGGAAAAGAATTGCCAGCTGGAGTTTATTATTACTCAGCTGAAGTAAGTTTTGTTGGACTGAACCCTGAAGGTGATGTTGAAGTTATTAATGGGTGGGTACAGATCATTCGATAAAAAAGCCAATTATTTTTTTTGATGGAGTTTGCAATCTCTGCAACTCTTCTATCCAGTTTATCCTAAAAAAGGATAAAAAAGAAAGGTTTCTTTTTGCTTCATTGCAGTCAGGATATGCTAAGCAAAACTTGCCATATTATTTATTAGGAGATAAGAATTCCCTTCAAAGTATCATTCTCAAAGATGGAGATACAATCAGGAAAAAAAGCAGTGCTGTTCTTGAAATCTCTAAAAGTCTCTCAGGTCTATTACCATTACTCTATATTTTTATCATTGTCCCAATTTTTTTAAGAGATTGGGTCTACGATATAGTTGCTAGAAATAGATACAAATGGTTTGGAGAAAAGGATCAATGTATGATCCCGTCACCTGAGCTAAGAAATCGATTTATCGATTAAATGGATTGCCTACTTTTGCAAGGAACAAACATTTACTTATGAGCAAAGCATACGTCTTTCCTGGTCAGGGCGCCCAATTCTCTGGGATGGGAAAAGAACTTTACGTTAACCACTCGAAAGCAAAAGAACTTATAGATTCATCTAATGATATTCTTGGTTTTGATATTAAAAGTATTATGTTTTCAGGTTCAGATGATGAACTAAAACAAACTAAGGTTACTCAACCTGCAATATTCATTCATAGCGTAGTTGCAGCAATTACTTCCGATGATTTTAACCCTCACATGGTGGCAGGACATTCACTGGGTGAGTTTTCGGCTTTAGTTGCAAATGGAGTTTTAAATTTTGAAGATGGTCTTTCATTGGTTTCAAAAAGAGCGCGGGCGATGCAGAAAGCATGTGAAATGCAAGCATCAACTATGGCAGCTGTTTTAGGCCTAGAGGATGAAGTAGTAGAAAAAATCTGCGCGAATGCTGATGGTGTTGTTGTAGCAGCAAACTATAATTGCCCGGGTCAATTAGTGATTAGTGGAGAAATTGAAGCGGTAAATGTAGCCTGTGAGAAATTAAAAGAGGCTGGTGCTAAGAGAGCATTGATATTGCCTGTAGGAGGAGCTTTTCATTCCCCATTGATGGAGCCAGCCAGAGAAGAACTAGCAGATGCAATACAGGACACAAACTTCAATGATCCAAAGTGTCCGGTTTATCAAAATGTAGATGCAAAAGGATATTCAGACATTGAATCAATCAAAAAAAATCTTGTTTTGCAATTGACTTCACCTGTTCGATGGACACAATGTGTGCAAAATATGATCGCTGATGGTGCCACCAGTTTCACGGAATGCGGTCCTGGCAAGGTGTTGCAGGGACTGGTTAAAAAGGTAGATAGAGAAATGATTGTGGAAGGTATTTCATGAAGTTCAATAAAGCCATATTCATTTTATTTTTAGGCACAATCCTGATAGGAGCGGAGGGTTGTAAAAAGGGGCCGTCTTCTTCTAATGGTAAGAACAAAAAGAAAATAAAGAAAGGGAAGCCTATCCCATGTCCAATCAAGGATTGCTGATGAATAAAATTGTAATTGCGATTGATGGCTATTCAGGTACTGGCAAGAGTTCCACAGCTAAACAAGTAGCCTCAAAATTAGGTTATACCTATATTGATAGTGGTGCCATGTATAGGGCTGTTACTTATTCTTTTATCACAAATGGAATTGATTTTTTAAAACTAGCTGAGGTTGAAAAAGGCCTAGAAAATTGTGATATTTCATTTCATAACAGTTCTATTTTTCTAAATGGGAAGAATGTTGATTTTGAAATTCGAACCATGGATGTCAATCAAAACGTGAGTCAGATAAGTGCAATATCCATCGTGAGAACGAAATTGGTTGAACAACAACGAAAAATGGGAGAAGACAAGGGGGTAGTAATGGATGGAAGAGATATAGGGACAATTGTATTTCCAG
Coding sequences within it:
- the cmk gene encoding (d)CMP kinase; translation: MNKIVIAIDGYSGTGKSSTAKQVASKLGYTYIDSGAMYRAVTYSFITNGIDFLKLAEVEKGLENCDISFHNSSIFLNGKNVDFEIRTMDVNQNVSQISAISIVRTKLVEQQRKMGEDKGVVMDGRDIGTIVFPEAELKLFMTANMDIRAERRRKELATKGIEEDLDTIKTNLKERDDIDSSREDSPLIKAEDAFEIDTSDLTLDQQIDKIVKMAESITYEG
- the fabD gene encoding ACP S-malonyltransferase — encoded protein: MSKAYVFPGQGAQFSGMGKELYVNHSKAKELIDSSNDILGFDIKSIMFSGSDDELKQTKVTQPAIFIHSVVAAITSDDFNPHMVAGHSLGEFSALVANGVLNFEDGLSLVSKRARAMQKACEMQASTMAAVLGLEDEVVEKICANADGVVVAANYNCPGQLVISGEIEAVNVACEKLKEAGAKRALILPVGGAFHSPLMEPAREELADAIQDTNFNDPKCPVYQNVDAKGYSDIESIKKNLVLQLTSPVRWTQCVQNMIADGATSFTECGPGKVLQGLVKKVDREMIVEGIS
- a CDS encoding DCC1-like thiol-disulfide oxidoreductase family protein; translated protein: MGTDHSIKKPIIFFDGVCNLCNSSIQFILKKDKKERFLFASLQSGYAKQNLPYYLLGDKNSLQSIILKDGDTIRKKSSAVLEISKSLSGLLPLLYIFIIVPIFLRDWVYDIVARNRYKWFGEKDQCMIPSPELRNRFID